The following are encoded together in the Jaculus jaculus isolate mJacJac1 chromosome 3, mJacJac1.mat.Y.cur, whole genome shotgun sequence genome:
- the Ccdc153 gene encoding coiled-coil domain-containing protein 153: protein MPPKTKGKRKKVGAKKQNKNLGAGVEAEAERRLLLLEKELLQEHLALRRDEARQAKASEDRLKQRLQELEAELERARSEGKAIYAEMSRQHRALQAKMETSSKQMEEEVRSLREQLETCQREAQAAKEEAEHVLGERDHTLAQLRAHVADMEAKYEEILDGSLDQLLAKLRAIKPQWDAAALRLHSRHKEQLRQFGLNPLDL from the exons ATGCCACCTAAAaccaaaggaaagaggaagaaagtgggGGCCAAAAAGCAGAACAAGAACTTGGGTGCTG GTGTGGAAGCCGAGGCGGAGcgcaggctgctgctgctggagaagGAGCTGCTTCAGGAGCACTTGG CCCTACGGAGAGATGAGGCTCGTCAAGCCAAGGCTTCCGAAGACCGGCTGAAACAGAGGTTGCAGGAGTTGGAGGCTGAACTGGAAAGGGCCCGAAGTGAAGGGAAAGCCATATATGCAG AGATGAGCCGCCAGCATCGGGCCCTGCAAGCAAAGATGGAGACCAGCAGCAAGCAGATGGAAGAGGAAGTGAGGAGCCTTCGGGAGCAGCTAG AGACATGCCAAAGGGAGGCCCAGGCTGCAAAGGAAGAGGCTGAGCACGTGCTTGGAGAACGGGACCACACCCTGGCTCAGCTTCGAGCCCATGTGGCAGACATGGAGGCCAAGTATGAGGAAATCTTAGAT ggcagcctggaccagcTTTTGGCCAAGCTGAGAGCCATCAAGCCACAGTGGGATGCAGCCGCCCTGAGGCTCCACTCCAGACACAAGGAGCAGCTACGCCAGTTTGGTCTCAACCCCTTGGATCTTTGA
- the Pdzd3 gene encoding Na(+)/H(+) exchange regulatory cofactor NHE-RF4 isoform X3 has product MDLVPTLSPRSLIQLWRLLQWKMHLRGVMCLLSVLCPVDLQDTASLTQKFTFNPKLGIDNPVLSLAEDQDHSDLWKLERPRFCLLSKEEGKSFGFHLQQQLGRVGHVVCRVEPGTSAQRQGLREGDRILAVNNDVVEHEDYVVVVRYIRASGPRVLLTVLAQHVHDVARAQQGNDTQLCPPLNLRVRPRLCHIVKDEGGFGFSVTHGARGPFWLVLSAGGAAERAGVPPGARLLEVNGISVEKFTSNQLNRKLWQSGDQVTLLVAGPEVEEECRKLGMPLAPPLAEGWALPARPRCLHLEKGPQGFGFLLREEKGLNGHHVETEDPPVEGTAEPPGPIGPRQCFLYPGPGGGYGFRLCCVASGPSLFIS; this is encoded by the exons ATGGACCTTGTCCCTACTCTGAGCCCTAGATCACTTATCCAACTATGGAGGCTGCTACAG TGGAAGATGCATCTCAGGGGTGTAATGTGCCTCTTATCCGTTCTCTGTCCGGTAGATCTTCAGGACACAGCCTCGTTAACTCA GAAGTTTACATTTAACCCAAAGCTGGGCATTGACAATCCTGTTCTCTCCTTGGCCGAAGACCAGGACCACTCTG ATCTCTGGAAACTGGAGAGGCCTCGATTCTGTCTGCTGAGCAAAGAGGAGGGCAAAAGTTTTGGTTTCCACCTGCAGCAGCAGCTAGGCAGGGTTGGCCATGTGGTGTGCAGAGTGGAGCCAGGCACTTCTGCCCAGCGCCAGGGGCTCCGAGAAGGAGATCGGATCCTGGCCGTGAACAATGATGTCGTGGAACATGAGGACTATGTGGTG gtagTGCGTTACATCCGGGCCAGCGGTCCTAGGGTGTTGCTTACAGTCTTGGCGCAGCATGTGCACGATGTGGCCCGAGCTCAGCAAGGAAACGATACCCAACTCTGTCCTCCCCTAAACTTGAGGGTCCGGCCCAGGCTGTGCCACATAGTGAAAGACGAAGGTGGCTTTGGTTTTAGCGTCACCCATG GAGCTCGGGGTCCTTTCTGGCTGGTGCTCAGTGCAGGAGGAGCAGCTGAGCGGGCAGGGGTGCCCCCTGGGGCGCGTCTGCTGGAAGTGAATGGGATCAGCGTGGAGAAGTTCACTTCCAACCAGCTTAACAGGAAG CTTTGGCAGAGTGGAGATCAGGTGACCCTGCTGGTGGCAGGCCCAGAAGTGGAGGAAGAGTGTCGAAAGCTGGGGATGCCCCTGGCTCCACCTCTAGCAGAGGGCTGGGCACTGCCTGCCAGGCCCCGATGTCTGCATCTAGAGAAGGGGCCTCAGGGATTTGGGTTCCTGCTCCGGGAGGAGAAGGGCCTTAATGGTCACCATG TGGAGACCGAGGACCCTCCAGTTGAAGGCACAGCTGAGCCTCCTGGCCCCATTGGCCCCCGCCAGTGCTTCCTGTACCCTGGGCCTGGTGGTGGCTATGGCTTCCGACTCTGCTGTGTGGCCAGTGGACCTTCTCTCTTCATCTCCTAG
- the Pdzd3 gene encoding Na(+)/H(+) exchange regulatory cofactor NHE-RF4 isoform X1, producing MDLVPTLSPRSLIQLWRLLQWKMHLRGVMCLLSVLCPVDLQDTASLTQKFTFNPKLGIDNPVLSLAEDQDHSDLWKLERPRFCLLSKEEGKSFGFHLQQQLGRVGHVVCRVEPGTSAQRQGLREGDRILAVNNDVVEHEDYVVVVRYIRASGPRVLLTVLAQHVHDVARAQQGNDTQLCPPLNLRVRPRLCHIVKDEGGFGFSVTHGARGPFWLVLSAGGAAERAGVPPGARLLEVNGISVEKFTSNQLNRKLWQSGDQVTLLVAGPEVEEECRKLGMPLAPPLAEGWALPARPRCLHLEKGPQGFGFLLREEKGLNGHHGQFLWEVDPGLPAEKAGMQAGDRLLAVAGESVEGLGHEETVSRIRAQGSCVSLVVINPEADRFFSMVRLSPLLFLESTETISSPQAVSLPSLVETEDPPVEGTAEPPGPIGPRQCFLYPGPGGGYGFRLCCVASGPSLFIS from the exons ATGGACCTTGTCCCTACTCTGAGCCCTAGATCACTTATCCAACTATGGAGGCTGCTACAG TGGAAGATGCATCTCAGGGGTGTAATGTGCCTCTTATCCGTTCTCTGTCCGGTAGATCTTCAGGACACAGCCTCGTTAACTCA GAAGTTTACATTTAACCCAAAGCTGGGCATTGACAATCCTGTTCTCTCCTTGGCCGAAGACCAGGACCACTCTG ATCTCTGGAAACTGGAGAGGCCTCGATTCTGTCTGCTGAGCAAAGAGGAGGGCAAAAGTTTTGGTTTCCACCTGCAGCAGCAGCTAGGCAGGGTTGGCCATGTGGTGTGCAGAGTGGAGCCAGGCACTTCTGCCCAGCGCCAGGGGCTCCGAGAAGGAGATCGGATCCTGGCCGTGAACAATGATGTCGTGGAACATGAGGACTATGTGGTG gtagTGCGTTACATCCGGGCCAGCGGTCCTAGGGTGTTGCTTACAGTCTTGGCGCAGCATGTGCACGATGTGGCCCGAGCTCAGCAAGGAAACGATACCCAACTCTGTCCTCCCCTAAACTTGAGGGTCCGGCCCAGGCTGTGCCACATAGTGAAAGACGAAGGTGGCTTTGGTTTTAGCGTCACCCATG GAGCTCGGGGTCCTTTCTGGCTGGTGCTCAGTGCAGGAGGAGCAGCTGAGCGGGCAGGGGTGCCCCCTGGGGCGCGTCTGCTGGAAGTGAATGGGATCAGCGTGGAGAAGTTCACTTCCAACCAGCTTAACAGGAAG CTTTGGCAGAGTGGAGATCAGGTGACCCTGCTGGTGGCAGGCCCAGAAGTGGAGGAAGAGTGTCGAAAGCTGGGGATGCCCCTGGCTCCACCTCTAGCAGAGGGCTGGGCACTGCCTGCCAGGCCCCGATGTCTGCATCTAGAGAAGGGGCCTCAGGGATTTGGGTTCCTGCTCCGGGAGGAGAAGGGCCTTAATGGTCACCATG GACAGTTCTTGTGGGAGGTGGACCCAGGACTGCCAGCCGAGAAGGCCGGGATGCAGGCTGGAGACCGGCTGTTGGCTGTGGCTGGGGAGAGCGTGGAGGGACTGGGCCACGAGGAAACAGTGTCCCGGATCCGAGCACAGGGCTCTTGTGTCTCCCTCGTTGTCATCAACCCTGAGGCCGATCGCTTTTTCAGCATG GTTCGCctgtctcccctcctcttcttggAGAGCACAGAGACCATTTCCTCACCCCAGGCTGTGTCCTTGCCTTCTCTAGTGGAGACCGAGGACCCTCCAGTTGAAGGCACAGCTGAGCCTCCTGGCCCCATTGGCCCCCGCCAGTGCTTCCTGTACCCTGGGCCTGGTGGTGGCTATGGCTTCCGACTCTGCTGTGTGGCCAGTGGACCTTCTCTCTTCATCTCCTAG
- the Pdzd3 gene encoding Na(+)/H(+) exchange regulatory cofactor NHE-RF4 isoform X2, whose protein sequence is MDLVPTLSPRSLIQLWRLLQWKMHLRGVMCLLSVLCPVDLQDTASLTQKFTFNPKLGIDNPVLSLAEDQDHSDLWKLERPRFCLLSKEEGKSFGFHLQQQLGRVGHVVCRVEPGTSAQRQGLREGDRILAVNNDVVEHEDYVVVVRYIRASGPRVLLTVLAQHVHDVARAQQGNDTQLCPPLNLRVRPRLCHIVKDEGGFGFSVTHGARGPFWLVLSAGGAAERAGVPPGARLLEVNGISVEKFTSNQLNRKLWQSGDQVTLLVAGPEVEEECRKLGMPLAPPLAEGWALPARPRCLHLEKGPQGFGFLLREEKGLNGHHVLVGGGPRTASREGRDAGWRPAVGCGWGERGGTGPRGNSVPDPSTGLLCLPRCHQP, encoded by the exons ATGGACCTTGTCCCTACTCTGAGCCCTAGATCACTTATCCAACTATGGAGGCTGCTACAG TGGAAGATGCATCTCAGGGGTGTAATGTGCCTCTTATCCGTTCTCTGTCCGGTAGATCTTCAGGACACAGCCTCGTTAACTCA GAAGTTTACATTTAACCCAAAGCTGGGCATTGACAATCCTGTTCTCTCCTTGGCCGAAGACCAGGACCACTCTG ATCTCTGGAAACTGGAGAGGCCTCGATTCTGTCTGCTGAGCAAAGAGGAGGGCAAAAGTTTTGGTTTCCACCTGCAGCAGCAGCTAGGCAGGGTTGGCCATGTGGTGTGCAGAGTGGAGCCAGGCACTTCTGCCCAGCGCCAGGGGCTCCGAGAAGGAGATCGGATCCTGGCCGTGAACAATGATGTCGTGGAACATGAGGACTATGTGGTG gtagTGCGTTACATCCGGGCCAGCGGTCCTAGGGTGTTGCTTACAGTCTTGGCGCAGCATGTGCACGATGTGGCCCGAGCTCAGCAAGGAAACGATACCCAACTCTGTCCTCCCCTAAACTTGAGGGTCCGGCCCAGGCTGTGCCACATAGTGAAAGACGAAGGTGGCTTTGGTTTTAGCGTCACCCATG GAGCTCGGGGTCCTTTCTGGCTGGTGCTCAGTGCAGGAGGAGCAGCTGAGCGGGCAGGGGTGCCCCCTGGGGCGCGTCTGCTGGAAGTGAATGGGATCAGCGTGGAGAAGTTCACTTCCAACCAGCTTAACAGGAAG CTTTGGCAGAGTGGAGATCAGGTGACCCTGCTGGTGGCAGGCCCAGAAGTGGAGGAAGAGTGTCGAAAGCTGGGGATGCCCCTGGCTCCACCTCTAGCAGAGGGCTGGGCACTGCCTGCCAGGCCCCGATGTCTGCATCTAGAGAAGGGGCCTCAGGGATTTGGGTTCCTGCTCCGGGAGGAGAAGGGCCTTAATGGTCACCATG TTCTTGTGGGAGGTGGACCCAGGACTGCCAGCCGAGAAGGCCGGGATGCAGGCTGGAGACCGGCTGTTGGCTGTGGCTGGGGAGAGCGTGGAGGGACTGGGCCACGAGGAAACAGTGTCCCGGATCCGAGCACAGGGCTCTTGTGTCTCCCTCGTTGTCATCAACCCTGA
- the Nlrx1 gene encoding NLR family member X1: MRWGCHLPRASWGSGLGRTPQTPDEHIPFLIYWNWPLKGVRPCGPIRAFVRHYGSSGSSADHASAPGRHGQLFRSISAAEAIQRHRRNLAEWFSRLPREERQFGPTFALDTVHVDPVIRESTPDELLRPSTELAPGPQQPLACLPPLALSQLFDPDACGRRVQTVVLYGTVGTGKSTLVRKMVLDWCYGRLPAFELLIPFSCEDLSSLSPSPASLYQLVTQRYTPLKEVLPLMAAAGSRLLFVLHGLERLNLDFRLAGTGLCSDPEEPGPPAAIMVNLLRKYMLPEASILVTTRPSAIGRIPSKYVGRYGEICGFSDTNLQKLYFQLRLNQPDCGYGAGGARVSATPAQMDSLVQMLSRNLEGHHQIAAACFLPSYCWLVCATLHFLHAPTPAGQTLTSIYTSFLRLNFSGETLDSADPSNLSLMAYAARTMGKLAYEGVSARKTYFSEEDVRGCLEAGIKTEKEFQLLHIFRRDALRFFLAPCVEPGHLGTFVFTVPAMQEYLAALYIVLGLHKTTLQRVGKEVTELVGRVGEDVSLVLGIVAKLLPLRILPLIFNLLKVVPRVFGRMFSKSQETVAQAMVLEMFREEDYYNDDVLDQMGASILGVEGPRRHPNEPPEDEVFELFPMFMGGLLSAHNRAVLAQLGCPIKNLDALENAQAIRKKLGKLGQQVLPPSELLDHLFFHYEFQNQRFSAEVLSSLRQLNLAGVRMTPLKCTVVAAVLGSGRHALDEVNLASCQLDPAGLRTLMPVFLRARKLGLQLNSLGPEACKDLRDLLLHDQCQITTLRLSNNPLTAAGVALLMEGLAGNTSLTHLSLLHTDLGDKGLELLAAQLDHNKQLQELNVAYNGAGDTAALALAKAAREHPSLELLHLYFNELSSEGRQVLRDLEGTAEGRARVVASLTEGTAVSEYWSVILSEVQRNLNSWDPARVRRHLELLLRDLEDSRAATLNPWRKAQLLRVEGEVKALLEQLGGPAS, encoded by the exons ATGAGGTGGGGCTGCCATTTACCCAGGGCCTCTTGGGGCTCTGGTCTTGGAAGAACACCCCAGACACCAG ATGAGCACATCCCCTTCCTGATCTACTGGAATTGGCCCCTGAAAGGGGTGCGTCCCTGTGGGCCCATTAG GGCCTTTGTCCGCCACTACGGAAGCTCTGGAAGCTCTGCAGATCATGCTTCTGCACCTGGCCGGCATGGACAGCTGTTCCGGAGCATCTCTGCTGCTG AAGCTATCCAGAGGCACCGCCGGAACCTGGCCGAGTGGTTCAGCCGGCTGCCCAGGGAGGAGCGCCAGTTTGGTCCAACCTTTGCTCTTGACACAGTCCATGTGGACCCCGTGATCCGCGAAAGCACCCCTGATGAGCTGCTTCGCCCATCCACAGAGCTAGCCCCTGGGCCTCAGCAGCCCCTGGCTTGTCTCCCCCCACTGGCTCTGTCTCAGCTCTTTGACCCGGATGCTTGTGGGCGCCGGGTGCAGACGGTGGTGTTATATGGGACCGTGGGCACTGGCAAGAGCACGTTGGTACGCAAGATGGTCCTGGACTGGTGTTATGGTCGGCTGCCCGCCTTTGAGCTGCTCATCCCCTTCTCCTGTGAGGACCTATCGTCCCTGAGCCCCAGTCCAGCTTCCTTGTACCAACTTGTGACCCAGCGCTACACGCCTCTAAAGGAGGTGCTGCCTCTGATGGCTGCTGCTGGATCCCGCCTGCTCTTCGTGCTCCATGGCTTGGAGCGGCTCAACCTGGACTTCCGACTGGCAGGCACAGGGCTTTGTAGTGACCCTGAggagccagggccaccagctgccaTCATGGTCAACCTTTTGCGCAAATACATGCTGCCTGAG GCCAGCATTCTGGTGACCACTCGGCCCTCTGCCATTGGCCGCATCCCCAGCAAGTACGTGGGCCGCTATGGTGAGATCTGTGGCTTCTCTGACACCAACCTGCAGAAACTCTACTTTCAGCTCCGCCTCAACCAGCCCGACTGTGGGTACGGCGCAGGGGGTGCTAGGGTGTCAGCCACGCCAGCTCAGATGGATAGCCTGGTGCAGATGTTGTCCCGCAACCTGGAGGGGCACCACCAGATCGCTGCCGCATGCTTCCTGCCTTCCTATTGCTGGCTTgtctgtgccaccttgcacttccTACATGCCCCAACACCTGCTGGCCAGACCCTCACAAGTATCTATACCAGCTTCCTGCGCCTCAACTTCAGCGGGGAGACCCTGGACAGTGCCGACCCCTCCAATTTGTCCCTGATGGCCTACGCAGCCCGAACCATGGGTAAGCTGGCCTATGAGGGGGTGTCTGCACGCAAGACCTATTTCTCTGAAGAGGATGTCCGTGGCTGCCTGGAGGCTGGCATCAAGACGGAAAAGGAATTTCAGCTGCTACACATCTTTCGCCGAGATGCCCTGAGGTTTTTTCTGGCTCCGTGCGTGGAGCCAGGGCACCTGGGTACCTTTGTGTTCACCGTGCCCGCCATGCAGGAATACTTGGCTGCCCTCTACATTGTGCTGGGTTTGCACAAAACAACCCTTCAGCGGGTGGGCAAGGAAGTGACCGAGCTTGTGGGCCGTGTGGGTGAGGACGTCAGTCTGGTACTAGGCATTGTGGCTAAGCTGCTGCCTCTGCGGATTCTGCCGCTGATCTTCAACTTGCTCAAG GTGGTTCCTCGAGTGTTTGGACGCATGTTTAGTAAAAGCCAGGAAACTGTTGCCCAGGCCATGGTGCTAGAGATGTTTCGAGAGGAGGATTACTATAATGACGATGTCCTGGATCAAATGGGTGCCAGCATCCTGGGTGTGGAGGGCCCCCGGCGCCACCCCAATGAACCCCCAGAGGATGAAGTCTTTGAGCTCTTCCCCATGTTCATGGGGGGTCTTCTCTCGGCCCACAACCGGGCTGTGCTGGCTCAGCTCGGCTGCCCCATCAAGAACCTGGATGCCCTGGAGAACGCCCAGGCCATCAGGAAGAAGCTGGGCAAGCTGGGTCAGCAGGTGCTGCCCCCCTCGGAGCTCCTTGACCACCTCTTCTTCCACTATGAGTTTCAGAACCAGCGCTTCTCTGCTGAGGTGCTCAGCTCCCTACGCCAGCTCAACTTGGCCGGTGTGCGCATGACACCCCTCAAGTGCACAGTGGTAGCAGCTGTCCTGGGTAGTGGAAGACATGCCCTGGATGAGGTGAACTTGGCTTCCTGTCAGCTGGATCCTGCAGGACTTCGAACACTCATGCCTGTCTTCCTGCGAGCCCGGAAACTGGG CTTGCAACTCAACAGCCTGGGTCCCGAGGCCTGCAAGGACCTCAGAGACCTGCTGCTGCATGACCAGTGTCAAATCACCACCCTGCG GCTGTCCAACAACCCACTGACAGCAGCAGGGGTCGCCCTGTTGATGGAGgggctggcaggaaacacctccCTGACACACCTGTCCCTGTTGCACACGGACCTAGGAGACAAGGGGCTGGAACTGCTAGCTGCCCAGCTGGACCACAACAAGCAGCTGCAGGAGTTGAACGTGGCCTACAATGGCGCTGGCGACACAGCAGCCCTGGCCCTGGCCAAGGCTGCCCGAGAGCACCCTTCTCTGGAGCTGTTGCA CCTCTACTTCAATGAGCTAAGCTCAGAGGGCCGCCAGGTATTACGGGACTTGGAGGGCACTGCTGAAGGCCGTGCCCGGGTTGTGGCCTCCTTGACAGAGGGGACAGCAGTGTCTGAGTACTGGTCCGTGATCCTCAGTGAAGTCCAGCGCAACCTCAACAGCTGGGATCCCGCCAGGGTCCGGCGCCACCTTGAGCTGCTGCTTCGGGATCTGGAAGATAGCCGAGCTGCCACCCTCAATCCTTGGCGCAAGGCCCAGCTGCTGAGAGTGGAGGGTGAAGTCAAGGCCCTTTTGGAGCAGCTGGGAGGCCCTGCGAGCTGA